A stretch of the Lonchura striata isolate bLonStr1 chromosome 15, bLonStr1.mat, whole genome shotgun sequence genome encodes the following:
- the CREBRF gene encoding CREB3 regulatory factor isoform X1 gives MPQPSVSGMDPPFGDAFRSHLFSEQTLMSTDLLASSSDPDFMYELDREMDYQQSSRDNLLFMEDCKDLENLESFTDVLDKEAAFTSKWEQWDTYCEDLTKYTKLTSCDIWGTKEVDYLGLDDFSSPYQDEEVISKTPTLAQLNSEDSQPVSDSLYYPDLLFSVKQNPLNSLLPGKKMASRAAAPVCSSKNVQAEAVLSDCAQKASKPGSQPASSTQIMAKTNVYSSEKVNIHVECKDYVKKAKVKINPLPQSRPVLSQAHADAAKENTCYCGAVAKRQERKGLESPHGHSTTPGLPFKETQELLLSPPQESPGLAVGESSLSASASVSDSSQKKEEHNYSLFVTDALGEQSVKAEPEEEEEDEDDIEDEDHDEGFGSEHELSENDDEEEDYEDDKDDDISDTFSEPGYENDSVEDLKEMTAISSRKRGKRRYFWEYSEQLTPSQQERMLRPSEWDRDTLPSNMYQKNGLHHGKYAAKKSRRTDVEDLTPNPRKLLQIGNELRKLNKVISDLTPVSELPLTARPRSRKEKNKLASRACRLKKKAQYEANKVKLWGLNTEYDNLLFVINSIKQEIVNRVQVPKDDRGINMEQKLNILIKDTLGLPVAGQTSEFVNQVLEKTAEGDPTGGLVGLRIPMAKV, from the exons ATGCCTCAG CCCAGTGTGAGTGGAATGGACCCTCCTTTTGGGGATGCCTTTCGGAGCCACCTGTTTTCAGAGCAGACTCTGATGAGCACGGATCTCCTGGCAAGCAGCTCGGATCCAGACTTCATGTATGAACTG GACAGAGAAATGGACTATCAGCAAAGCTCCAGGGATAACTTGCTTTTCATGGAGGACTGCAAAGACCTTGAGAACTTGGAGTCTTTTACAGATGTCCTGGACAAAGAAGCTGCTTTCACCTCCAAGTGGGAACAGTGGGATACCTACTGTGAAGACCTAACTAAGTACACTAAATTAACCAGCTGTGACATCTGGGGAACAAAAGAGGTGGATTACCTGGGCCTTGATGACTTTTCAAGCCCATACCAAGATGAAGAGGTGATAAGCAAAACACCCACACTGGCTCAGCTGAACAGCGAGGACTCCCAGCCTGTCTCAGATTCACTCTACTACCCTGATTTGCTCTTTAGTGTAAAACAAAACCCTTTAAACTCTTTGTTACCTGGCAAAAAGATGGCGAGCAGAGCAGCGGCGCCGGTCTGCTCCTCCAAGAACGTTCAGGCCGAGGCCGTGCTGTCGGACTGTGCCCAGAAGGCCAGCAAGCCTGGCAGCCAGCCTGCTTCCAGTACACAGATCATGGCCAAGACCAACGTGTACAGCAGTGAGAAGGTGAACATTCACGTGGAATGTAAAGACTAtgttaaaaaagcaaaagtaaagATCAACCCCTTGCCGCAGAGCAGGCCCGTGCTGAGCCAGGCGCACGCTGACGCAGCCAAGGAAAACACCTGCTACTGTGGGGCTGTAGCAAAGAGACAGGAGAGAAAAGGACTCGAGTCCCCCCATGGGCACAGTACAACTCCTGGTTTGCCTTTTAAAGAGACTCaagagctgctcctcagccctcCCCAGgagagcccagggctggccGTGGGGGAGAGCAGCCTTTCCGCCAGCGCGTCCGTGTCGGACTCCTCGCAGAAGAAAGAAGAGCACAATTATTCTCTTTTTGTAACAGACGCTTTGGGTGAGCAGTCAGTCAAAGCAGagcctgaggaagaggaggaggatgaggatgataTTGAAGATGAGGACCACGATGAAGGCTTTGGCAGTGAGCACGAGCTGTCTGAGAACGACGACGAGGAGGAAGATTACGAGGACGATAAGGACGACGACATCAGCGATACCTTCTCAGAACCAG GGTATGAAAACGATTCTGTGGAGGATTTAAAAGAAATGACTGCAATATCCTCTCGGAAAAGAGGCAAGCGAAGATACTTCTGGGAGTACAGCGAGCAGCTGACGCCGTCCCAGCAGGAGAGGATGCTGAGGCCATCCgagtgggacagggacaccctgcCCAGCAACATGTACCAGAAGAATGGGCTCCACCATG gaaaatatgcAGCAAAGAAGTCACGGAGGACTGATGTAGAAGACCTGACTCCCAACCCCAGAAAACTCCTCCAGATTGGTAACGAGCTGAGGAAGCTGAATAAGGTGATCAGTGACCTGACACCTGTCAGTGAACTTCCCTTAACTGCCAGACCCAGgtcaaggaaagaaaagaacaagttGGCTTCCAG GGCTTGTAGGCTAAAAAAGAAAGCCCAGTATGAAGCCAATAAAGTTAAACTCTGGGGTCTCAACACGGAATATG ATAATTTACTGTTTGTCATCAACTCCATTAAACAAGAAATAGTTAATCGGGTGCAGGTACCTAAAGATGACAGAGGAATCAACATGGAGCAAAAGTTGAACATACTTATTAAAGACACTCTTG GACTTCCCGTAGCTGGGCAGACGTCGGAGTTCGTGAACCAGGTGCTGGAGAAGACAGCGGAGGGAGACCCCACGGGCGGCCTGGTGGGGCTCCGGATACCCATGGCCAAGGTGTAG
- the CREBRF gene encoding CREB3 regulatory factor isoform X2 has protein sequence MPQPSVSGMDPPFGDAFRSHLFSEQTLMSTDLLASSSDPDFMYELDREMDYQQSSRDNLLFMEDCKDLENLESFTDVLDKEAAFTSKWEQWDTYCEDLTKYTKLTSCDIWGTKEVDYLGLDDFSSPYQDEEVISKTPTLAQLNSEDSQPVSDSLYYPDLLFSVKQNPLNSLLPGKKMASRAAAPVCSSKNVQAEAVLSDCAQKASKPGSQPASSTQIMAKTNVYSSEKVNIHVECKDYVKKAKVKINPLPQSRPVLSQAHADAAKENTCYCGAVAKRQERKGLESPHGHSTTPGLPFKETQELLLSPPQESPGLAVGESSLSASASVSDSSQKKEEHNYSLFVTDALGEQSVKAEPEEEEEDEDDIEDEDHDEGFGSEHELSENDDEEEDYEDDKDDDISDTFSEPGTSMAGLCNSGASEDTEFLSPTFKNGVLRAGIRTNLHLEGYENDSVEDLKEMTAISSRKRGKRRYFWEYSEQLTPSQQERMLRPSEWDRDTLPSNMYQKNGLHHGKYAAKKSRRTDVEDLTPNPRKLLQIGNELRKLNKVISDLTPVSELPLTARPRSRKEKNKLASRACRLKKKAQYEANKVKLWGLNTEYDNLLFVINSIKQEIVNRVQVPKDDRGINMEQKLNILIKDTLGLPVAGQTSEFVNQVLEKTAEGDPTGGLVGLRIPMAKV, from the exons ATGCCTCAG CCCAGTGTGAGTGGAATGGACCCTCCTTTTGGGGATGCCTTTCGGAGCCACCTGTTTTCAGAGCAGACTCTGATGAGCACGGATCTCCTGGCAAGCAGCTCGGATCCAGACTTCATGTATGAACTG GACAGAGAAATGGACTATCAGCAAAGCTCCAGGGATAACTTGCTTTTCATGGAGGACTGCAAAGACCTTGAGAACTTGGAGTCTTTTACAGATGTCCTGGACAAAGAAGCTGCTTTCACCTCCAAGTGGGAACAGTGGGATACCTACTGTGAAGACCTAACTAAGTACACTAAATTAACCAGCTGTGACATCTGGGGAACAAAAGAGGTGGATTACCTGGGCCTTGATGACTTTTCAAGCCCATACCAAGATGAAGAGGTGATAAGCAAAACACCCACACTGGCTCAGCTGAACAGCGAGGACTCCCAGCCTGTCTCAGATTCACTCTACTACCCTGATTTGCTCTTTAGTGTAAAACAAAACCCTTTAAACTCTTTGTTACCTGGCAAAAAGATGGCGAGCAGAGCAGCGGCGCCGGTCTGCTCCTCCAAGAACGTTCAGGCCGAGGCCGTGCTGTCGGACTGTGCCCAGAAGGCCAGCAAGCCTGGCAGCCAGCCTGCTTCCAGTACACAGATCATGGCCAAGACCAACGTGTACAGCAGTGAGAAGGTGAACATTCACGTGGAATGTAAAGACTAtgttaaaaaagcaaaagtaaagATCAACCCCTTGCCGCAGAGCAGGCCCGTGCTGAGCCAGGCGCACGCTGACGCAGCCAAGGAAAACACCTGCTACTGTGGGGCTGTAGCAAAGAGACAGGAGAGAAAAGGACTCGAGTCCCCCCATGGGCACAGTACAACTCCTGGTTTGCCTTTTAAAGAGACTCaagagctgctcctcagccctcCCCAGgagagcccagggctggccGTGGGGGAGAGCAGCCTTTCCGCCAGCGCGTCCGTGTCGGACTCCTCGCAGAAGAAAGAAGAGCACAATTATTCTCTTTTTGTAACAGACGCTTTGGGTGAGCAGTCAGTCAAAGCAGagcctgaggaagaggaggaggatgaggatgataTTGAAGATGAGGACCACGATGAAGGCTTTGGCAGTGAGCACGAGCTGTCTGAGAACGACGACGAGGAGGAAGATTACGAGGACGATAAGGACGACGACATCAGCGATACCTTCTCAGAACCAGGTACCAGCATGGCTGGGCTTTG TAACAGTGGAGCTTCAGAGGATACTGAATTCCTCTCTCCTACCTTTAAAAATGGAGTTCTAAGAGCAGGAATAAGAACTAACCTTCACCTAGAAG GGTATGAAAACGATTCTGTGGAGGATTTAAAAGAAATGACTGCAATATCCTCTCGGAAAAGAGGCAAGCGAAGATACTTCTGGGAGTACAGCGAGCAGCTGACGCCGTCCCAGCAGGAGAGGATGCTGAGGCCATCCgagtgggacagggacaccctgcCCAGCAACATGTACCAGAAGAATGGGCTCCACCATG gaaaatatgcAGCAAAGAAGTCACGGAGGACTGATGTAGAAGACCTGACTCCCAACCCCAGAAAACTCCTCCAGATTGGTAACGAGCTGAGGAAGCTGAATAAGGTGATCAGTGACCTGACACCTGTCAGTGAACTTCCCTTAACTGCCAGACCCAGgtcaaggaaagaaaagaacaagttGGCTTCCAG GGCTTGTAGGCTAAAAAAGAAAGCCCAGTATGAAGCCAATAAAGTTAAACTCTGGGGTCTCAACACGGAATATG ATAATTTACTGTTTGTCATCAACTCCATTAAACAAGAAATAGTTAATCGGGTGCAGGTACCTAAAGATGACAGAGGAATCAACATGGAGCAAAAGTTGAACATACTTATTAAAGACACTCTTG GACTTCCCGTAGCTGGGCAGACGTCGGAGTTCGTGAACCAGGTGCTGGAGAAGACAGCGGAGGGAGACCCCACGGGCGGCCTGGTGGGGCTCCGGATACCCATGGCCAAGGTGTAG